A stretch of the Meiothermus cerbereus DSM 11376 genome encodes the following:
- a CDS encoding PfkB family carbohydrate kinase, producing MKVLTVGWANLDQRYYVEEFPPRASRTGVRAYRETIGGPAAVAALAVARLGGAAHLLSRRGDDAAGERLQELLEAEGVKTHFQLGAATPVSAVLVTPEGERFIFPYRPALPEELLLSQEDLLGEARALLLDGRWATAGYRLGQAARARGLPVVLDLDRDREEDWRLIQVATHVVASEELALKKGGVDALLAQLQALEVFAAVTLGAEGVAYAGGRVAAHKVHVRDTTGAGDVFHGAFTLAVAEGQTELEALEFASAVAALHCANAAPPHRNELEAFLASQGRA from the coding sequence ATGAAGGTACTGACCGTGGGCTGGGCCAACCTGGATCAGCGCTACTACGTCGAGGAGTTCCCACCCCGCGCCAGCCGAACCGGGGTGCGGGCCTACCGCGAGACCATCGGCGGCCCGGCCGCAGTGGCCGCGCTGGCGGTGGCCCGGCTGGGGGGGGCGGCCCACCTGCTAAGCCGCCGGGGCGATGATGCGGCGGGCGAGCGGCTGCAGGAGCTGCTCGAGGCCGAAGGGGTCAAAACCCATTTCCAGCTGGGCGCGGCCACCCCGGTCTCGGCGGTGCTGGTGACGCCGGAGGGGGAGCGCTTTATTTTTCCCTACCGGCCTGCCCTGCCCGAGGAACTGCTGCTGAGCCAGGAAGACCTGCTTGGGGAGGCGAGGGCGCTGCTTTTGGACGGGCGCTGGGCCACCGCCGGGTATAGGCTGGGCCAGGCCGCCCGGGCGCGGGGCCTTCCGGTGGTGCTCGATCTGGATCGCGACCGGGAGGAAGACTGGAGGCTTATTCAGGTGGCCACGCACGTGGTGGCCTCGGAAGAGCTGGCGCTGAAAAAAGGCGGCGTGGATGCGCTTTTGGCCCAACTACAGGCGTTGGAGGTATTCGCTGCCGTTACCCTGGGGGCCGAGGGGGTCGCGTATGCGGGGGGACGGGTAGCGGCCCACAAGGTGCACGTGCGCGATACCACCGGGGCCGGCGACGTGTTCCACGGTGCGTTTACCCTGGCGGTGGCCGAGGGGCAAACAGAGCTCGAGGCGCTCGAGTTCGCCTCGGCGGTAGCCGCCCTGCACTGTGCCAACGCTGCGCCGCCACACCGCAACGAGCTAGAGGCCTTCCTGGCATCCCAGGGCCGCGCCTAG
- a CDS encoding fucose isomerase, with amino-acid sequence MSNLRVGLVPIVRPLFRGSRLGLEHSSRQALEALGPKLGFELAFVAEPVVDAAQAEAAARAAQNAKLDLLLVQHVTFATGDAFMPLLELPIPVGLWALPEVWESGPLPQNAICGLNLGVSLAQKPTKWFYGVVEDAWFQARLQLTLQALRGARVLREGRVLWLGGHAPGFFAFGALPETGLTVEKADLSELWAALAAVSEAEVEERASAFRELSEYPLEALRESFRLELALEKLARPYDGVALREWPEIPDQTGVMAYAAMARLADMGYTLAPEGDVMGLAGMLALKAISGRPAILLDISHFSSKGVMLWHGGEAPQVWAGGPTRLVPHFNRNLPAVRDMPLRAGPISGLRLLPGRKAVVHGGVLNGDKGYDGDSGHLTRPTWAGEPLTPRQFLASWLNHRIPHHLAVGMGAHEEALLEMCVWLGLEVLPPRSEERRLV; translated from the coding sequence ATGTCAAACCTAAGAGTTGGTCTAGTTCCCATCGTGCGGCCTTTGTTCAGGGGCTCGAGGTTGGGCCTCGAGCACAGCAGCCGCCAAGCCCTGGAAGCCCTGGGCCCCAAGCTGGGCTTCGAGCTGGCCTTTGTGGCCGAGCCGGTGGTCGACGCTGCCCAGGCTGAGGCGGCGGCCCGTGCGGCCCAAAACGCAAAGCTGGATTTACTGCTGGTGCAGCATGTGACCTTTGCCACCGGCGATGCCTTTATGCCGCTCCTGGAGCTTCCCATCCCGGTGGGGCTGTGGGCCTTGCCGGAGGTGTGGGAGAGCGGCCCCCTGCCGCAGAACGCAATCTGCGGCCTCAACCTGGGGGTTTCGCTGGCGCAAAAGCCCACCAAGTGGTTCTACGGAGTGGTGGAGGATGCCTGGTTCCAGGCCCGCCTGCAGCTCACCCTACAGGCCCTACGCGGGGCCAGGGTGCTGCGCGAAGGCCGCGTGCTATGGCTGGGCGGCCATGCGCCGGGTTTTTTTGCCTTTGGGGCCCTGCCCGAGACCGGCCTTACCGTCGAGAAGGCCGACCTGAGCGAGCTATGGGCGGCCCTGGCGGCGGTCTCAGAGGCCGAGGTAGAGGAGCGGGCGTCAGCGTTTCGTGAGCTTTCGGAGTACCCGCTGGAAGCTTTGCGCGAAAGCTTCCGCCTCGAGCTGGCCCTGGAAAAACTGGCCCGGCCCTACGACGGGGTGGCCCTGCGGGAGTGGCCGGAAATCCCCGACCAAACCGGGGTGATGGCCTATGCGGCCATGGCCCGTCTGGCCGATATGGGCTACACCCTGGCGCCCGAGGGCGACGTGATGGGCTTGGCCGGTATGCTGGCCCTGAAGGCCATCTCGGGGCGGCCCGCCATCCTGCTGGACATCTCGCACTTCTCGTCCAAAGGGGTGATGCTCTGGCACGGGGGCGAAGCCCCCCAGGTCTGGGCCGGTGGCCCCACCCGGCTGGTGCCGCACTTCAACCGCAACCTGCCCGCCGTGCGCGACATGCCCCTGCGCGCAGGGCCCATCAGCGGCCTGCGCCTGCTGCCGGGCCGCAAAGCCGTGGTACACGGGGGGGTGCTGAACGGCGATAAGGGCTACGACGGCGACTCAGGGCACCTTACCCGCCCTACCTGGGCTGGTGAACCCCTCACCCCCCGGCAGTTCCTGGCGAGCTGGCTCAACCACCGCATCCCGCACCACCTGGCGGTGGGGATGGGCGCGCACGAGGAGGCCCTGCTGGAGATGTGTGTCTGGCTGGGCCTGGAGGTACTGCCCCCACGTTCGGAGGAGCGCAGGCTGGTATGA
- a CDS encoding carbohydrate ABC transporter permease has translation MKINNPRIWLWIAAAIVVLNGFFPALWIFLTSIKGEAELTRIPITYWPDNPTLQNYVQAFREQPLARYFLNSLIVAGFSTLLCVSVASLAAYALARLHVPRRNLILSLLVGVSMFPVASLMVPLYQTFNELGLRNNYLALILPHAALSLPVATLTLVSFFAGIPRDLESAAMVDGSTRLGALWHVVVPLAAPGVFTAAILAFVNSWDEFLLASTLLPAKAMRTLPVGIQLYQGEYVFPWPLISAALVVALVPVALVIALFQERVVGGLTQGGVKG, from the coding sequence ATGAAAATCAATAACCCGCGCATCTGGTTATGGATAGCTGCGGCTATCGTTGTGTTAAATGGCTTTTTCCCGGCTTTGTGGATTTTCCTGACCTCCATCAAGGGAGAGGCCGAGCTGACCCGCATTCCCATTACCTACTGGCCCGACAACCCTACCCTGCAAAACTACGTGCAAGCTTTTCGGGAGCAGCCCCTGGCCCGCTACTTTTTGAATAGCCTGATCGTGGCAGGTTTTTCTACGCTGCTGTGTGTGAGCGTGGCCAGCCTGGCGGCGTATGCGCTGGCCCGACTGCATGTGCCGCGGCGCAACCTGATTTTGTCGTTGCTGGTGGGGGTTTCCATGTTTCCTGTGGCCTCGTTGATGGTGCCGCTGTACCAGACCTTCAACGAGCTGGGTCTGCGTAACAACTACTTGGCCCTGATTTTGCCTCACGCTGCGCTTTCGTTGCCGGTGGCTACCCTTACGCTGGTGAGCTTTTTTGCGGGCATCCCGCGCGACCTCGAGTCCGCCGCCATGGTTGACGGCAGCACCCGGCTGGGGGCCTTGTGGCACGTGGTGGTTCCGCTGGCTGCGCCAGGGGTTTTTACTGCGGCCATCCTGGCGTTTGTGAACAGTTGGGATGAGTTCCTGCTGGCCTCCACGCTGTTACCGGCCAAGGCCATGCGAACCCTGCCGGTGGGCATCCAGCTTTATCAGGGGGAGTACGTCTTTCCCTGGCCGCTCATCTCGGCAGCGCTGGTGGTGGCCCTGGTGCCGGTGGCGCTGGTGATTGCGCTGTTCCAGGAGCGGGTAGTGGGCGGTTTGACCCAGGGTGGAGTCAAGGGTTAG
- a CDS encoding carbohydrate ABC transporter permease gives MSERALAVWLLLPAGLLLGFVALYPVVRLIYTSFFQYQLTQGPEASFIGLANYAAALEDARFWNAFRNTALIVLVTVPGALVVGLGLALLANLPFRVKWPVRLGLLLPWALPLVFVGLIFQWFFDSQYGVVNDWIVRLGGERQFWLFRPDLAFWAICFTIIWKTSSFVALILLAGLQTIPKELYEAAEVDGASRWQVFWRITLPLLTPAILVAMIFRTITAFQTFDIPYAMTKGGPGNATETLAMYVRVTSIENLNFGYGSALAVLLFLVSMAITVIYLRYIRGADD, from the coding sequence ATGTCCGAGCGAGCGCTGGCCGTCTGGCTGCTGCTCCCGGCGGGCCTGCTGCTGGGCTTTGTAGCGCTGTATCCGGTGGTACGGCTCATCTACACCAGCTTTTTTCAGTACCAGCTTACGCAAGGCCCTGAGGCCAGCTTTATCGGCTTGGCCAACTATGCAGCCGCCCTCGAGGATGCCCGCTTCTGGAACGCGTTTAGAAACACTGCCCTGATTGTGCTGGTTACGGTTCCGGGTGCTCTGGTGGTGGGGCTGGGCCTGGCCTTGCTGGCCAACCTGCCCTTTCGGGTAAAGTGGCCGGTTCGCCTGGGGTTGCTGCTGCCCTGGGCCTTGCCGCTGGTGTTCGTGGGTCTGATTTTTCAGTGGTTTTTTGATAGCCAGTATGGGGTGGTCAACGACTGGATTGTGCGCCTGGGGGGCGAGCGCCAATTCTGGCTGTTCAGGCCCGACCTGGCCTTTTGGGCTATTTGCTTTACCATCATCTGGAAGACCAGCTCGTTCGTAGCCCTTATTTTGCTGGCGGGCTTGCAGACCATTCCCAAGGAACTCTACGAAGCCGCCGAGGTAGATGGCGCAAGCCGCTGGCAGGTTTTTTGGCGCATTACCCTGCCGTTGCTCACGCCGGCCATTCTGGTGGCCATGATTTTTCGCACCATCACCGCTTTTCAAACCTTCGACATCCCCTATGCCATGACCAAAGGTGGGCCGGGCAACGCCACCGAGACGCTGGCGATGTACGTGCGGGTGACCAGTATCGAGAACCTCAACTTCGGTTATGGATCAGCCCTGGCCGTGCTGCTGTTTTTAGTCAGCATGGCGATTACGGTGATCTACCTGCGCTACATTCGAGGTGCCGATGACTAG
- a CDS encoding ABC transporter substrate-binding protein gives MKKFFWLLVAILVMSGALAQQARLRVFVGGQQRPDVLRKILDTYQQRNPGVRVEIEVGGATSDQQQQYLTTVLASRDPSIDAILIDVVRPAQYAAAKWADTLDKYLPAATRQALLKQYLPAYAKANVINGQLVALPSFADAQFLYYRKDLLEKYGFKPPVTWDEAIKQAQTILAGERNANLNGIGFMGNISEGTVCSFLLPIWAAGGDVDEGGKLILTEAQARASLQFWLDLMDKHKVSPPNMAEKAQDTIRQEMQAGRWIFGTLFAYAWNRFQNDADSQVKGKIGVVPLPKFEGGRSASCLGGWQWTISDFSKNKAQAYKLVRYLSSPEVSKILAIEASNLPVFPSLYRDPDVLKANPWFADALPVVQSARARPVHPRYPEVADVMRKALNAVLARTKTPEVAAKEVIEGLRAIYR, from the coding sequence ATGAAGAAGTTTTTTTGGTTGTTGGTTGCTATCTTGGTGATGTCTGGTGCGCTGGCACAGCAAGCCCGCTTGCGGGTGTTCGTTGGGGGGCAGCAGCGCCCCGATGTACTGCGCAAAATTTTGGATACCTACCAGCAGCGCAACCCTGGAGTGCGTGTGGAGATTGAAGTCGGTGGGGCTACTTCCGACCAGCAACAGCAATACCTCACTACTGTGCTGGCCTCGCGCGACCCCAGCATCGACGCCATCTTGATTGACGTGGTTCGGCCCGCCCAATATGCCGCGGCCAAGTGGGCCGATACCCTGGATAAGTACTTGCCAGCGGCTACCCGGCAAGCCCTGCTCAAGCAGTATCTTCCGGCCTATGCCAAAGCCAACGTCATCAATGGTCAACTGGTGGCACTGCCCAGCTTTGCTGATGCTCAGTTCCTGTACTACCGCAAAGACCTCTTGGAGAAGTACGGTTTCAAGCCCCCCGTAACCTGGGATGAAGCCATTAAGCAGGCTCAGACCATCCTGGCCGGTGAGCGCAACGCCAACCTCAACGGGATCGGCTTCATGGGCAACATCTCCGAGGGTACGGTGTGTAGCTTCCTGCTGCCCATCTGGGCTGCTGGGGGCGACGTGGACGAAGGGGGCAAGCTTATCCTGACCGAGGCCCAGGCGCGTGCTTCCTTGCAGTTCTGGCTCGACCTGATGGACAAACACAAGGTTTCTCCGCCCAACATGGCCGAGAAAGCCCAGGACACCATCCGCCAGGAAATGCAGGCAGGCCGCTGGATTTTTGGTACCCTGTTTGCTTACGCCTGGAATAGATTTCAAAACGACGCTGACAGCCAGGTCAAAGGCAAGATTGGGGTAGTCCCGTTGCCCAAGTTCGAAGGCGGGCGCTCGGCCTCCTGCCTTGGTGGCTGGCAGTGGACCATCTCCGACTTCTCAAAAAACAAAGCCCAGGCCTACAAGCTGGTGCGCTACCTCTCGAGCCCGGAAGTTTCCAAAATCCTGGCCATCGAGGCCTCCAACCTACCGGTTTTCCCGTCACTTTACCGTGATCCCGATGTGCTGAAGGCCAACCCCTGGTTTGCCGATGCCCTGCCGGTGGTGCAATCGGCCCGGGCCCGCCCGGTGCATCCGCGCTATCCCGAGGTGGCCGATGTGATGCGTAAGGCGCTCAACGCGGTGCTGGCCCGCACCAAGACCCCAGAAGTGGCCGCTAAAGAAGTTATCGAAGGACTTCGCGCGATATACCGCTAG
- a CDS encoding Ldh family oxidoreductase has product MKVPYSELLRVVSSHFQSLGLAPGHANEFAEVILEAEIEGNVGHGLTRVAQYTSQLQAGGLNAKPQMRLERTKPSVAILHADGAPGPVAGLFAVRVLAQMAQEQGSATLAVRGAGHSGVLSAYVGRLAQQGLVALAFANTPPAIAPGPVLGTNPIALGAPAQPQPIIIDTSISVVARGKIIAASKKGAPIPEGWALDKEGRPTTDARAALEGSLIPIGEGKGFALAVLVEILAGVLAGEVLSPELPLPWMPPEQAAKPGLMLQAFDPGAFGLGYASRVAQLIQALEAVGGRIPGSRRAALREKAMTEGVEVSETLQAELGKLGLHLQGGGNP; this is encoded by the coding sequence ATGAAGGTTCCCTATTCCGAGCTATTGCGGGTGGTCTCGAGCCACTTCCAAAGCCTGGGGCTGGCCCCGGGCCACGCCAACGAGTTCGCTGAGGTGATCCTCGAGGCCGAAATCGAGGGCAACGTAGGCCACGGCCTGACCCGTGTGGCCCAGTACACCAGCCAACTCCAAGCGGGTGGCTTGAATGCCAAACCGCAGATGCGTTTGGAACGAACCAAACCCAGTGTCGCCATTCTCCATGCCGACGGCGCACCAGGGCCGGTGGCCGGGCTCTTTGCGGTGCGGGTGCTGGCTCAGATGGCCCAGGAGCAGGGCAGTGCAACGCTGGCTGTGCGCGGCGCGGGGCACTCTGGGGTGTTGTCGGCCTATGTGGGTCGGCTGGCCCAGCAGGGCCTGGTGGCCTTAGCTTTTGCCAACACCCCGCCCGCTATTGCCCCTGGGCCGGTGTTGGGCACCAACCCCATCGCCCTGGGTGCGCCGGCCCAGCCCCAGCCGATCATCATCGACACCTCCATCTCGGTGGTGGCCCGGGGCAAAATTATTGCTGCTTCGAAGAAAGGCGCGCCCATCCCGGAGGGCTGGGCGCTTGACAAGGAGGGCCGCCCAACCACCGATGCTCGGGCAGCCCTGGAAGGTTCCTTGATTCCCATTGGGGAAGGCAAGGGCTTTGCCCTGGCGGTGCTGGTTGAGATTCTGGCGGGTGTCCTGGCGGGTGAGGTGCTCTCGCCCGAGCTGCCCCTACCCTGGATGCCCCCCGAGCAGGCTGCCAAGCCGGGGTTGATGCTCCAAGCCTTCGATCCCGGTGCATTTGGCTTGGGCTATGCCAGTCGAGTGGCCCAACTCATCCAGGCTCTTGAAGCGGTCGGAGGCCGGATTCCCGGTTCGCGCCGGGCCGCTTTACGAGAAAAAGCCATGACAGAAGGTGTGGAGGTTAGCGAGACACTACAAGCCGAACTCGGTAAACTAGGTTTGCATCTACAAGGAGGAGGAAACCCATGA
- a CDS encoding hydroxyacid dehydrogenase: protein MIVVCEFITPSGLERLKQSGLEVHYDPNLWKDRAALKARLAEATALVVRNQTQVNADLLAAAPKLKVVGRLGVGLDNIVQPDLKARGVQLYFARGINAVAVAEYVLAAMLHLARNIARAAAHVAGGGWNRSAFGGFELANKTLGLVGLGEVGLRVAKRARAFGMKVVASDPMRLPWESAVEDLEIELVATPEVLRRAQFLSLHAPLTPETKELIRAETIATMPRGSYLINTARGELVNQADLVAALRSGHLAGAVLDVVDPEPLPEQHPLRGVDNLWITPHVAGLTAEAQEAVGLRVAEGVLSILGVA from the coding sequence ATGATTGTGGTTTGCGAGTTCATCACCCCCAGCGGGCTCGAGCGCCTAAAGCAAAGTGGCCTCGAGGTTCATTACGACCCCAACCTCTGGAAAGACCGCGCAGCCCTCAAGGCCCGGCTGGCCGAGGCCACCGCGCTCGTGGTACGCAACCAGACCCAAGTGAATGCCGACTTGCTGGCTGCTGCGCCTAAACTCAAGGTGGTCGGGCGGCTGGGGGTGGGCCTGGACAACATCGTGCAGCCCGACCTCAAAGCCCGCGGCGTACAGCTTTACTTTGCCCGCGGCATCAACGCGGTTGCGGTGGCCGAGTACGTGCTGGCCGCCATGCTGCACCTGGCCCGCAACATTGCGAGGGCCGCGGCCCACGTGGCCGGGGGCGGCTGGAACCGCAGCGCTTTTGGCGGTTTTGAGCTGGCGAACAAAACCCTGGGCCTGGTGGGGCTGGGCGAGGTGGGCTTGCGGGTGGCCAAGCGGGCCCGGGCCTTTGGCATGAAGGTAGTGGCCTCCGACCCCATGCGCCTGCCCTGGGAGAGCGCGGTAGAAGACCTCGAGATCGAGCTGGTTGCTACCCCCGAGGTGCTGCGAAGGGCCCAGTTTCTCTCGCTGCACGCCCCCCTAACCCCCGAAACCAAAGAACTGATCCGGGCCGAGACCATCGCTACCATGCCCAGGGGCAGCTACCTGATCAACACCGCCCGGGGCGAGCTGGTCAACCAGGCCGATCTGGTGGCCGCCCTACGTTCGGGTCATCTGGCTGGAGCCGTGTTGGACGTGGTAGACCCCGAGCCTCTGCCCGAGCAGCACCCGCTGCGGGGTGTGGACAACCTGTGGATAACCCCCCATGTGGCGGGCCTGACCGCCGAGGCCCAGGAAGCGGTGGGGCTGCGGGTGGCCGAGGGGGTTTTGAGCATCCTGGGGGTGGCATGA
- a CDS encoding UxaA family hydrolase produces the protein MPRKVASKGLALTGYRRPNGAVGVRNHVLILPVDDLSNAAAEGVARLINGTTALPHPYGRLQFGADLELTFRTLSGHGANANVHGVVVIGIEPKWTDRVASAIAKTGKPVETFSIERHGDLNVINAASRAAYRMVQDASELKREPVQVSELVLSIKCGESDPTLGLAGNKAQGRVVDRLVDMGASVIFGETSELTGGEHLIANRCASPALKRKFMQIYNDYIRMIEAQGVDLLGSQPTEGNIRGGLSTIEEKALGNIQKTGSRKVNAVLDYAEPVKPGQGLVFMNSSSAGAEQVTLCAAGGSVLHFFTTGQGNIVGHPLIPVIKISPNPITCTTMSEHIDVKLPDLLVGDINLDQAADRILEVFVRTVNGRLTAAELLRHNEFVITKLFPSA, from the coding sequence ATGCCCAGGAAAGTAGCTTCTAAAGGCTTGGCGCTCACCGGCTACCGTCGCCCCAACGGGGCGGTGGGGGTGCGCAATCACGTGCTCATCCTGCCGGTGGACGACCTGTCCAACGCCGCCGCTGAGGGCGTGGCCCGCTTGATTAACGGAACCACGGCCCTGCCACACCCCTATGGGCGCTTGCAGTTTGGTGCGGATCTCGAGCTCACCTTCCGCACCCTCTCGGGCCACGGGGCCAATGCCAACGTACACGGGGTGGTGGTGATCGGCATCGAGCCCAAATGGACCGACCGGGTGGCCTCGGCCATCGCCAAAACTGGCAAACCCGTCGAGACCTTCTCCATCGAGCGCCACGGCGACCTCAACGTGATCAACGCAGCCAGCCGGGCGGCCTACCGCATGGTGCAGGATGCCTCCGAGCTCAAGCGCGAGCCGGTTCAGGTATCCGAGCTGGTGCTCTCCATAAAGTGTGGCGAGTCCGACCCCACCTTGGGCCTGGCCGGCAACAAAGCCCAGGGCCGGGTGGTGGATCGGTTGGTGGACATGGGGGCCTCGGTCATCTTCGGCGAAACGTCTGAGCTGACCGGTGGCGAGCACCTGATCGCCAACCGCTGCGCCAGCCCTGCCCTCAAGCGCAAGTTCATGCAGATTTATAACGACTACATCCGCATGATCGAGGCCCAGGGGGTAGATCTGCTGGGCTCCCAGCCCACCGAGGGCAACATCCGCGGGGGGCTTTCCACCATCGAAGAAAAAGCCCTGGGCAACATCCAGAAAACTGGTTCGCGCAAGGTAAACGCGGTGCTGGACTACGCCGAGCCGGTCAAGCCGGGTCAGGGTCTGGTTTTCATGAACAGCTCCTCCGCCGGGGCCGAGCAGGTTACGCTCTGCGCGGCGGGGGGCAGCGTGCTGCACTTCTTCACTACCGGCCAGGGCAACATCGTGGGCCACCCCCTCATCCCGGTCATCAAGATCTCGCCCAACCCCATCACCTGCACCACCATGAGCGAGCACATTGACGTGAAGCTGCCGGATCTGCTGGTGGGAGATATCAATCTTGATCAGGCCGCCGACCGCATCCTGGAGGTTTTTGTTCGCACCGTCAATGGTCGCCTGACCGCTGCTGAACTTCTGCGGCACAACGAGTTCGTGATCACCAAGCTGTTCCCCAGTGCCTGA
- a CDS encoding UxaA family hydrolase, with protein MAHRALAHKSTDDVAVAVADLKAGEELTIHSLEGGKAHKVKLLEDIPLGHKIALKDMPEGHVVIEYGEKVGRMTRPVKKGGYVHVHNIRTLRWDYGKSKGNPKAKGGR; from the coding sequence GTGGCACATAGGGCCTTAGCGCATAAAAGCACCGATGATGTAGCGGTTGCGGTGGCCGATTTAAAAGCTGGCGAGGAGCTGACCATCCATAGCCTCGAGGGCGGAAAAGCCCACAAGGTTAAGCTGCTGGAGGACATCCCCTTGGGGCACAAAATCGCCCTCAAGGACATGCCCGAAGGCCACGTGGTCATCGAGTATGGCGAAAAGGTGGGCCGTATGACCCGGCCCGTAAAAAAAGGCGGGTATGTGCACGTGCACAACATCCGCACCCTGCGCTGGGATTATGGAAAAAGCAAGGGTAATCCCAAAGCCAAAGGAGGCCGATGA
- a CDS encoding GntR family transcriptional regulator, with amino-acid sequence MTLNRTTLNREAYKALRQAILGRKIPPGQKLVVRVLAEDLGLSPTPVKEALAALEREGLVVAVPHRGYFVLEPSLEDVREIYSLREVLEGLAVRLAVENDGRALFRKLERLFSKQREAADQGDIGTYGDLDLAFHRTFWEAAGSKRLLATAETIDGQIRMLINSSAAIPGRLPQSRAEHEAILQAVRDKDPEAAEAAMRTHVRNAGRALESFLLAREAPDR; translated from the coding sequence ATGACCCTCAACCGCACCACCCTGAACCGCGAAGCCTACAAGGCGCTCAGGCAGGCCATTCTGGGGCGCAAGATTCCCCCCGGCCAGAAACTGGTGGTGCGGGTGCTGGCCGAAGACCTGGGGCTCTCCCCCACCCCGGTCAAGGAAGCCCTAGCAGCGCTGGAGCGCGAGGGGCTGGTAGTGGCGGTGCCCCACCGGGGCTATTTTGTGTTGGAGCCAAGCCTCGAGGATGTGCGGGAGATCTACAGCCTGCGCGAGGTGCTGGAGGGGCTGGCAGTCCGATTAGCCGTCGAGAATGACGGAAGGGCCCTTTTTAGGAAGCTCGAGCGCCTGTTTAGCAAGCAGCGCGAAGCCGCCGACCAGGGCGATATTGGCACCTATGGCGACCTAGACCTGGCCTTCCACCGCACCTTCTGGGAAGCCGCCGGCAGCAAACGCCTGCTCGCCACCGCCGAGACCATAGACGGACAAATTCGCATGCTCATCAACAGCTCGGCGGCCATCCCAGGGCGCCTGCCCCAGTCCCGCGCCGAACACGAAGCCATCTTGCAAGCGGTACGTGACAAAGACCCCGAGGCTGCGGAAGCTGCCATGCGAACCCACGTCCGCAACGCAGGGCGGGCGCTGGAAAGCTTTTTACTGGCCAGAGAAGCCCCGGATCGCTAG
- a CDS encoding amidohydrolase — protein sequence MLLYGRIETMTEAGAEAVYLEGDRIADVGSLQDLSARYPGAKKHFFEQITPGLHEAHAHPQMWGLQLSSLDLEGLGDPQAVAQQVAEKARTLPPGTWIRGGGYLFRDYPTRELLDAVAPHHPVFLQSRDRHSAWANSQALREAGITAQTPDMPGGVVVRDAQGEPTGYLLEAAQELINRVLPPPGLAELERGLQDLARRGYTAVHHMGWCHYSLAEQLAASDRLPLRLWWALDRDHWRETQPGWRGDRLEIAAVKFFADGALGSRTAWMVEPYPDGSHGLALDPLELIESEGQAALAAGFGLTVHAIGTRAVQGVLEVFHQLQPESGRIFRLEHAQHVRDQELPRFAGLNLAISMQPMHLLGDAELVRYHLPGHEHQAFRLRDLWNTGLPLAFGSDAPVMKPLFELNLEAATQHPLNPAQRLTPAEVLWAHTRGAALAAGWPQHGQIHPGAPADLTLWAQGRPVGRVFAGVLELV from the coding sequence ATGCTACTTTATGGGCGAATAGAGACCATGACCGAGGCTGGGGCCGAGGCAGTGTATCTGGAAGGTGACCGCATCGCCGATGTGGGTAGCCTGCAAGACCTGAGTGCGCGCTACCCGGGAGCCAAAAAGCATTTTTTTGAGCAGATTACCCCTGGCCTGCACGAAGCCCATGCTCACCCGCAGATGTGGGGGTTGCAGCTCAGCAGCCTGGACCTGGAGGGGCTTGGCGACCCCCAGGCGGTGGCCCAGCAGGTGGCCGAGAAGGCCCGCACCCTGCCCCCCGGTACCTGGATACGCGGCGGGGGTTATCTGTTTCGGGACTACCCCACCCGCGAACTGCTGGATGCTGTAGCACCCCACCACCCGGTGTTTTTACAAAGCCGCGACCGGCACTCGGCCTGGGCCAACAGCCAGGCCCTGAGAGAGGCCGGTATTACCGCCCAAACCCCCGATATGCCCGGTGGGGTGGTGGTGCGGGATGCCCAGGGTGAGCCCACCGGGTATTTACTGGAAGCTGCCCAGGAGCTAATAAACCGGGTCTTGCCCCCGCCCGGCCTGGCCGAGCTCGAGCGGGGCCTGCAAGACCTGGCCCGTCGGGGCTACACTGCCGTTCATCACATGGGCTGGTGCCACTATAGCCTGGCGGAACAACTCGCGGCTTCCGACCGGCTGCCGCTGCGGCTTTGGTGGGCCCTGGACCGCGACCACTGGCGCGAAACCCAGCCAGGCTGGCGGGGCGACCGGCTGGAGATTGCCGCGGTCAAGTTTTTCGCCGATGGGGCCCTGGGCAGCCGCACCGCCTGGATGGTGGAGCCCTACCCCGACGGTTCACATGGTCTGGCGCTCGACCCCCTCGAGCTGATCGAAAGTGAGGGCCAGGCAGCACTGGCAGCGGGCTTCGGCCTGACCGTACATGCCATCGGAACCCGGGCGGTGCAGGGGGTGTTGGAGGTGTTTCACCAACTACAACCCGAGTCCGGGCGTATCTTTCGGCTCGAGCACGCCCAGCATGTGCGCGATCAGGAGTTGCCACGGTTTGCTGGGCTGAACCTGGCGATTTCCATGCAGCCCATGCACCTTCTAGGGGACGCCGAGCTGGTGCGCTACCACCTGCCGGGCCACGAGCACCAGGCCTTCCGCCTGCGCGACCTGTGGAACACCGGCCTGCCCCTGGCTTTTGGCTCGGATGCCCCGGTGATGAAGCCGCTTTTCGAGCTGAACCTGGAGGCTGCTACCCAGCACCCCCTGAATCCGGCCCAGCGCCTGACCCCCGCCGAGGTTTTGTGGGCCCACACCCGGGGCGCAGCGCTGGCGGCGGGCTGGCCCCAGCACGGCCAGATTCACCCGGGGGCCCCCGCCGACCTGACCTTGTGGGCGCAGGGCCGCCCTGTGGGGCGGGTCTTTGCCGGGGTGCTCGAGCTGGTCTGA